In Cheilinus undulatus linkage group 3, ASM1832078v1, whole genome shotgun sequence, the genomic window tgtttttttttatgtgcataATTCTAATCAGTCATCCTTCATCATCTGTGCTCCTTAGGTCTACCCCATATCGACTTTCGTTCCATCACAGTCCCTGGCACCTCCTCTTCAACCAATCAACGCGGTGCTGTGCggccgcagcagcagcagcagcagcagcagcagcagcagcaggttcCACAACTTTCACAGCAGCAGCCAATGCAACAACGCCCGGCACAACCTTCCACGCCAATGGCCTTTCGCGGCTCCTCTCCTCAGGGGCTTGACGACCCTGCCTTACTtcagcagatgcttttatccaatcCACACGAGCTTTCACTCCTCAAGGAGAGAAACCCGCCGCTTGCTGAGGCCCTTCTGAGTGGAGACTTaggtaaaaaaatacaacaagatAATAATGTAAAAGAAGCACTTTTAATATCTAGAGCCCACATCTGTGTGGTCCCTCTTGTCGTTATATCAAACAGGAGTTTATGTGTCATTTTTCAGAGCGTTTCACCAAAGTGCTGCTGGAACAACAGCAGGATCGAGCcaggagagagcaggagaggatcAGACTGCTCACAGCTGATCCTTTTGATTTGGAAGCCCAAGCAAAGATTGAGGAAGACATCAGGTATGGTTAAAAGACCAAATATGAACATCTGCTTTTAGTGTAATGATATTTATACAGAGAAATGAAACATAAGGGAGAGCAGCTTGTTTGTGAGTTATTGTGGaacatgttttcactctttttttttcctcgtCTTCTCCCTCactttgtgttttgtgtatATTTCAGGCAACACAATGTAGAAGAAAACATGACCATTGCAATGGAGGAGGCTCCAGAGAGCTTTGGACAGGTGGTTATGCTCTACATTAACTGCAAAGTTAATGGGCACCCTGTGAAAGCTTTTGTTGACTCAGGTAATGAGCGTTAAATGCTGATCCTATTTGAACTAGTTACAGTATTCTGGTCATGAACCGGATTAGTACTACATTGTTGGTGTTTACATCATGATTAAGTTTTGATGGTGGCTTAACCAGATAAACAAGATTTACagatgtgatgattttttttttatttgcagaatTATCACTGTCTACAAAAACTGTCAGATTCACATTAACTATAAATGGTCAAATCTTTAGCATGACACACACTAGAAGTGCAGATATATCATATGTTGGGGTTTTTAGttgaaaaagactaaaattgGAGCATGTCTCCTGCATGTTTTCCAACTGCCTCACTTTATCATCTACATTAAACCACCATAAGACAGATACACGAAACAATAACTTTGACACATCACTACttgccttcttttttttttacttaaaatgcAGGTGCTCTATACGGTCTTATAGATGTCTGCTCCTCAGCCTGCCCCTGAGGTTGTGTGGCAAGACTTGCATGTGTGATCTCATTCTCCTTGTGATCTTTACAAGACCagaatgactcatccaggatcTGGAAGAGCAAAATAATCCTGGAAAGCAGAAATATGTGATGCAGTGACTGAATAGGGAGGTTCCTGAAAAATTAtattaattataattattataattaaatTAGCATTAATTGTATTGTAATCTCTGCACCAGGAGCTCTGAGTTTTAGCAGGTGTAAAGATTTTTGTATCAGCtgatgtttcttgttttttaggAGCCCAAATGACCATCATGAGCCAAGCGTGTGCTGAGCGCTGCAACATCATGCGGCTGGTGGACCGCCGATGGGCTGGTATCGCAAAGGGAGTGGGCACTCAGAAGATCATTGGAAGAGTACATTTGGGtatatgttattttttgtttcaccAGAACTTTATTCTGAGCCAAGCCAGTTGCTAGAACCATTGTAAGGTTTAATATTTTGCTCAAAAATGCCctcaataaaactttatttttaacatttaacttaCCTAAAATTATTTACTCCACCCCTCTGGCCTAAAAGTTTTATTCTAAGCAGTATTTAGAGgtcaaaaatattttccaaatatAACCCACTTTTAAGAATTAATTGCAGTTAATTAAACAATGAACCAAGTTAATCATATAAAAAtagtgattaatcatgattaatcatacatttaaaatactacttTGTACTTGCATTTTGGTTTGAGATAAAAGAAGTACAAGtattttgtttgaataaataaatatctaacacactagagtttttaaatctCAGTTTAGTTGTAATGGTTTGTATATTACAATATTAAATCTCTGGGCTGTAAtaacaaaaaactgcaaactTAATCAGCAGACAAATGCACCAAGTACAAAATAACTGCTGGAGAGTGAATTTAAACTGCTTCCTTGAAGCCCATCGTTTTAATGATGATGGGTCTGCAGTCTTTGGTGACCCATTTAGCCATTGCAGTAATTAGCTTAGTTGTTGTCATTTTGTTGACAAATCCATGTCTGCTGCGGTCTACCAGTGTAGCTTGaagaccatggcttgatcctgtgttaaTGTTAGTATCTTCGCCAACATACAACTGTGGTTTTAACTGAACTCCCattctgcagctttttgactCAAATCATGCCGTTATTTAAACATCTGCCTGGCGTTTCATAAATATGAAATCATGATGTCTTGTTGCACTCATTTAGCTCAGGTCCAGATTGAGGGCGACTTCCTCCCTTGTTCGTTCTCCATTTTGGAGGACCAGCCAATGGACATGCTGCTTGGCCTGGATATGTTGAAGAGACACCAGGTTTGAACCTCCTTCTTCCAATCAATGTCTGCAGAAGTTCCCATATTTTTCTTCTTGAGCTCACAGAAAGTAGAAGAAGATTCAATTCCCTTTTTTCTTGCAGTGTTCGATCGACCTAAAGAAGAGCGTGCTTCTAATAGGCACCACAGGCACTGAAACTCGCTTCCTGTCTGAGGCTGAGTTGCCAGAGTGTGCCAGGTTAGCATACGGAGCAGAGGGGCGGGAAGATGCCCGTCCTGATGAGATAGCTGACAGAGAACTGGCAGAGGCGCTGCAGAGGTCCATACAGGAAAGTGGTAAGGGACAGCCTCTTTCTCTGCTTACTTCAATCTGTTTTTCATCGGGCTTTGTTTTTCAGCTCAATTAGAGTTACATTTGCATGTGCCACTTAAAGCTTCTTATTCTCAACCCCATTTATGTAGTCatctaaattttaagtcatgtgATCACTTCATCCCTTCACCTCAACAAATGAAAGTGTTTTAGATCATGAAAGGGTCAGGACACTGAGAGGATATACAGGGAAACGGTAACCATGATGTACTGAAGAAAGGAAGTTAACATCTTTGCTAAGATCTTTTTAtggtttaaagagaaaaaatatttctttatgatAGGCCAAGAGTTAACACTCACTAACACTAATTTCAATCATACTTCAACAGCTGATGTAAGAGAGCAGTTGAACTGGATTTAGTTGGatgctttttcagccttttttttatgTCGTCAAACATTATTATCAAGAGGAATACCAGAGAAAACACTCCTAACTGTAAATGGGGACATTAGTCCTGAGTGTCTTTATCATTAGTGAGTTCAGCCCAGACTGTTGTTagagttgttgttgttagatTTAGCATTGAGGAACAGTGCAGATGGTGTGAGAACAGCACTTGGAGCCACCTACAAAGAGAACTAGTGCCAAGAATTACGTGGGAGCTTTCTGTACGAGAAAGCCATGTAATTATGATAAAGCTGATAAGATGTCACAGCAGAAACACTGAATCTATTGACATTTTCAAAGAATaagataaaaactgcagcagcttAAGTATAACAAAATAATCCTTATATTTAAATTGGATTTAAACATCTCTAATCTGGAgataaaaaatcccaaataaatGAGGACAGGCTCAGAAAAGTATATAGTCATTTATGTAAGCTGAAGACACCATGCATGTAAAACCTGTTCATAGGAACAATTTGGACAGCTGCTTTTGTCATTCTGTTTGTACACAGATTTATTAGATcactttttaaatgactttgcaATTATGGTGTCATTATTACTcaagggttgtttttttttttcaatgtattGTAAACATTAAATAGGTGAACTGTTCACTGAGTACTGGGGTGTCAATTGTTTTGTTgtatcaacaaaaaaaatctctgtctggagtgtcctggccaagacaggaaGCAGCAGTTGACAGTTTCTGACAAACAATAAGAGGTCGTACCCAGACAACATAATACAGAAATGCATTACAAGACATAAAGCAGGACATTCAAACAGAAAATATTCCTCAAAGTTTCCCACATTCATAATTTCTCCGGCAAAACATCTGCAGTCAGATGTTTGCCTTTATGTCATGTCTGCTTTTTAAAGCATCCAGAGAGAGAAGTTCATCAGGTTTTAAGTCTCTTTATATGTGagcagaacatttaaaaaatttttttttcattttagattaTTGCAGATTATAACTCGATGTCCACCTAAAGTTTCTGATACTGACAGGTTTTGTGCAGAGATGATCTTCACAAGAGATCACAAATTCTGCAAGTTTTGTAATACAATCACCAGATGTAAAAGCTAACATATTTACCTGATATACCTCTAGTAAGCCTCAAACTTCTCTCTGGCAGACAAAAAGACATTTAACGTCCCTGATATCTGTTGTCTCATTTTATAGATTTACTCGCAGCAACTGGCTCGCCTGACACTCTTTATGTAAACCCACCAACTGTCTTCTAAGCTCATTCTTTCAGATCTCAACAGTGATAGTTATGAACTGGATTGTGCCAAGTATCAGTCTTCAGACAATGTGAAATTTGGAGTATAGTTAAAAGGAGATGATATTAATTCAGCCAGTTGTCTTAGGGTTTATGCCTGCATCTACcttgtttttttatcataaatctGGATGTTATTTAGCTTTTGATGCAAATGCACAAGCAGGACTTCCTTTTAAAACACTTAAGATTAAGATCATGTTAGCATCTgttatcatgtttttacttgacctggcattttatttttttaatgtaggaTACATGTATTAATAACATGCATTTAGGTATTACACATCAAGGTTagaatagtttgggatttttttttcattagtttttaattttatttaggtgttactttttgttttaaatttcagtttagtgttttttttttcactgctgGTGTGTTAGTTAAAtttcaagtttgtttttcaagaatattttgttttagctttattttattagtttaagcTATTActattagtgtttttttttcaggaaaacaAGATACTTGTCAGGGgcaagacaaagaaaaatagaaaaaaacatcatacaagtaaaaaaaaacacacattcaaaCAGGCGACACTTTACTTATAATTTTATTAATTCAAATATATTTCAATACAACTCAAGAATAAAATGAACTGTTGTGTGAAGTTTTCTTCAATCACATCAGACGCTTTTACACTCATAATGCTTGGGTGTACGTTTTAgccagtctgctgctgtcaaaatCGTACACTCATCATGCTTGGGTGTACGTTTTAgccagtctgctgctgtcaaagatgaaaacaaaggaatttttttccatattttattttagttcgTTTTCTAGCACAGatttaagttttagttatttttcttttttaaagctaaGTTTTGGTATAGTTCAGTTAACTGAggtgatttttacattttagttttagttgtttatGATAACATTGCCACTCAAATCAACAAATAGCCTCTGAGTTGATTCCCAGAAACCTGACATTTCACAGTATTCCATAAAAACATAATACACacatttttcatgctttatAGGGGAcatattttcccctttaaagacaagtgtatattgttctcagaggtccccaaaacatgccatGCCTCAgaaaccgctgtatctgcgcagcgcGAGCCTAtataatcctctgagctgtagtagatgtccAGATACGAAGAGCAAatttgctggcatcttaaaagtgattttaaatcatccatggctacaggatggactttttgctgggtcaaaacaaaaataatcttcgctcaggtcacgaccccagtggttgccattgTAGCTTCTTCTTCGTTCTCCTCCTTTGCgtggttgtaaa contains:
- the ddi2 gene encoding protein DDI1 homolog 2 isoform X2: MLVTVFCAPRDRPETTFALDVSPELELRDFVALCELESGIPAGEIQITYVEQPLKDPTRALGNYGVKDGDVVVLRQADRRPPPTQPAFPGLPHIDFRSITVPGTSSSTNQRGAVRPQQQQQQQQQQQQVPQLSQQQPMQQRPAQPSTPMAFRGSSPQGLDDPALLQQMLLSNPHELSLLKERNPPLAEALLSGDLERFTKVLLEQQQDRARREQERIRLLTADPFDLEAQAKIEEDIRQHNVEENMTIAMEEAPESFGQVVMLYINCKVNGHPVKAFVDSGAQMTIMSQACAERCNIMRLVDRRWAGIAKGVGTQKIIGRVHLAQVQIEGDFLPCSFSILEDQPMDMLLGLDMLKRHQCSIDLKKSVLLIGTTGTETRFLSEAELPECARLAYGAEGREDARPDEIADRELAEALQRSIQESGQH